In Paraburkholderia phenazinium, the following are encoded in one genomic region:
- a CDS encoding efflux transporter outer membrane subunit: MQSPVQKGIAALVVLTISLTIAGCASTGGIAPQASGIAPSALDAGAAIRAANADAQWPAADWWRAYRDPQLNAWIDAAQANNPTLAVAQARVREARSLAGVAHAALSPQVNGNLSLERQHWPDNIYYGPGSLADSNTYDNTGTIGLSYHLDLWGKDKNAAERALDAAHASAADERAAQLELEANVVRSYIGLSMNYALLDIAQATLAQQQQIVELATRRLKGGIGTQLEVSQAETPVPEYERQIDALEEQIALGRNQLAALAGKGPGAGDSITRPTLALDAPAGLPSALPAELLGHRPDIVAARWTVAAQARGIDVAKANFYPDVNLLASIGGYAAAGPLFQFLRSANGGWTAGPALSLPIFDGGRLRSELGAADAGYDTAVEQYNQTIVSALKDVADQVVRIRSLETQADDAQRSVAAARKNYDLSKEGYRRGLTDYLNVLVAQNQLLRAQEGVARIQAQRLGAHASLMTALGGGLADPADGPKQDETLPAHGKGKGAAASATPASGGDAATHTVNNANASASSQASAHATAAQ; this comes from the coding sequence GTGCAGTCTCCGGTACAAAAAGGGATCGCGGCGCTCGTCGTTCTTACGATCTCACTAACAATCGCCGGCTGCGCCAGTACCGGAGGCATCGCCCCGCAAGCCAGCGGAATCGCGCCGTCCGCGCTCGATGCCGGCGCCGCGATCCGGGCCGCCAATGCCGATGCGCAATGGCCGGCGGCCGACTGGTGGCGCGCCTATCGCGATCCGCAGCTCAACGCGTGGATCGACGCCGCCCAGGCCAACAATCCGACGCTCGCGGTTGCACAGGCGCGAGTGCGCGAAGCGCGATCGCTGGCCGGCGTGGCGCACGCGGCGCTGTCGCCGCAGGTCAACGGCAATCTGTCGCTCGAGCGTCAACACTGGCCGGACAATATCTATTACGGCCCGGGCTCCCTCGCCGACTCGAACACCTACGACAACACCGGCACGATCGGCCTGTCCTATCACCTCGACCTGTGGGGCAAGGACAAGAACGCCGCCGAACGCGCGCTCGACGCCGCTCATGCCAGCGCCGCCGACGAACGCGCCGCCCAGCTCGAGCTCGAAGCGAACGTGGTGCGGTCGTATATCGGCCTGTCGATGAATTACGCGCTGCTCGATATCGCCCAGGCCACGCTCGCGCAGCAGCAGCAGATCGTCGAGCTCGCCACGCGGCGCCTGAAAGGTGGCATCGGCACCCAGCTCGAGGTGAGCCAGGCCGAAACGCCGGTGCCCGAATACGAACGCCAGATCGACGCGCTCGAAGAACAGATCGCCCTCGGCCGCAATCAGCTTGCGGCGCTGGCCGGCAAAGGTCCGGGCGCGGGCGACTCGATCACGCGGCCGACGCTCGCGCTGGACGCGCCGGCCGGCCTGCCGTCCGCGTTGCCTGCCGAGCTGCTGGGCCACCGGCCCGACATCGTCGCGGCGCGCTGGACGGTGGCGGCACAGGCGCGCGGCATCGACGTCGCCAAGGCCAACTTCTATCCGGACGTCAACCTGCTCGCGTCGATTGGCGGTTATGCCGCGGCGGGCCCGCTGTTCCAGTTCCTGCGCTCGGCGAACGGCGGCTGGACGGCGGGCCCGGCGCTGTCGCTGCCGATCTTCGACGGCGGCCGGCTACGCTCGGAACTGGGCGCCGCGGATGCGGGCTACGACACGGCGGTCGAACAGTACAACCAGACCATCGTCAGCGCGTTGAAGGACGTGGCCGACCAGGTCGTGCGCATTCGCTCGCTGGAAACCCAGGCCGACGATGCGCAGCGCTCGGTGGCCGCCGCGCGCAAGAACTATGACCTGTCGAAGGAAGGCTACCGGCGCGGTCTGACGGATTACCTGAACGTGCTGGTCGCGCAGAACCAGTTGCTGCGTGCCCAGGAAGGGGTTGCTCGCATTCAGGCGCAGCGTCTGGGCGCGCATGCCTCGCTGATGACCGCGCTCGGCGGCGGCCTCGCCGATCCGGCGGACGGTCCGAAGCAGGATGAGACCTTGCCTGCGCATGGCAAGGGCAAGGGAGCGGCGGCAAGCGCGACGCCGGCTTCCGGTGGCGACGCAGCGACGCACACGGTCAACAACGCGAACGCATCGGCCAGCAGCCAAGCCTCCGCTCACGCAACCGCTGCGCAGTAA
- a CDS encoding DUF1656 domain-containing protein: protein MPREVAVLDAYVPAIVLLFIAGAALTWVLDRAIAYTGLYRVVWHPNLFRASLLVCVCGVLGLAVYR from the coding sequence ATGCCACGTGAAGTTGCTGTCCTCGATGCGTACGTACCGGCCATTGTGCTGCTGTTCATTGCCGGCGCGGCGCTGACCTGGGTGCTGGACCGTGCGATTGCCTATACGGGTCTTTATCGCGTGGTGTGGCATCCCAACCTGTTCCGGGCCAGCTTGCTCGTGTGTGTGTGCGGCGTGCTGGGTCTCGCCGTTTATCGTTGA
- a CDS encoding FUSC family protein, producing the protein MSASPSSAPRQPLTFATLYAATADWARTDGLTWIYVFKALTAAFLALGIAMKLDLPQPRTAMTTVFILMTQQSGRVLAKSFYRICGTLVGLVVMLVFISLFSQQPELFIGATAIWVGICTAGSARNRNFRSYGFVLAGYTAALIGIPASQNPDGAYMSALTRVAEITLGIVCSGAVSALIFPQHVGEQMRTTVRARFSAFVEYVSASLSGRFDRAQIEATNARFVADIVGFETTRSVAVFESPDSRMRSGRLSRLNSEFMTASTRFHALHQLMNRLHDAQATTVIDAFEPYFREIAPLLDKSGEPVLTAADAVHAAAQLEAYKAELPQRVRATRAALETRADADVPMLDFDTAAELLYRFVDDLHAYAATYASLAVDTHERERWVERYTPKTNALAAGIGGLRAAFVVALLGAVWIATAWPSGVSLVLTGAATCALASSSPYPARMAFQMAMGTTLAALVGLVLTFGVYPHIDGFPLLCVVLTPCLGLGVFMTTRPKLLGYGFGYCVFFCTLAGPDNLFHYDPTAFMNDAMAIVLSMLVTSVVCATVLPPTTPWMRNRLLIDLRRAVVATCHARLTRLRSRFESGARDLVFQINGLAEGEPEFRHDTFRWLFAVLEVGNAMLDLRREIATLPANPRYAAKTAWREAERKTRDAVAALFDRPSAQRMDAALAATAAATAAVQDLLTTFAPPREERHQLQRILSHLHFIRTALLDPQSPLEALVGERSEGQEGVRHAT; encoded by the coding sequence ATGTCCGCCTCCCCCTCTTCCGCCCCGCGCCAGCCGCTGACGTTCGCGACGCTCTATGCGGCCACCGCCGACTGGGCGCGCACCGACGGGCTCACGTGGATCTATGTCTTCAAGGCGCTGACCGCTGCGTTTCTCGCGCTCGGCATCGCCATGAAGCTGGACCTGCCACAGCCGCGTACGGCGATGACCACGGTGTTCATCCTGATGACGCAGCAAAGCGGCCGCGTGCTCGCCAAAAGCTTCTACCGGATCTGCGGCACGCTGGTCGGTCTCGTGGTGATGCTGGTGTTCATCAGCCTGTTTTCTCAGCAGCCCGAACTGTTTATCGGCGCAACGGCGATCTGGGTCGGCATCTGCACCGCGGGCTCCGCGCGCAACCGCAACTTCCGCTCGTATGGTTTCGTGCTGGCCGGCTATACGGCTGCGCTGATCGGCATTCCGGCTTCGCAGAATCCCGACGGCGCCTATATGTCGGCGCTCACGCGAGTGGCCGAGATCACGCTCGGTATCGTCTGTTCGGGCGCGGTCAGCGCGCTGATTTTCCCGCAGCACGTGGGCGAACAGATGCGCACCACCGTGCGGGCCCGCTTCAGCGCATTCGTGGAATACGTGTCGGCGTCGCTCTCGGGACGGTTCGACCGGGCGCAGATCGAAGCCACTAACGCGCGCTTCGTGGCGGACATCGTCGGCTTCGAGACGACCCGCAGCGTCGCCGTGTTCGAAAGCCCCGACTCGCGGATGAGAAGCGGGCGCCTCTCGCGGCTCAACAGCGAGTTCATGACCGCTTCGACGCGTTTTCATGCGCTGCACCAGTTGATGAACCGGCTGCACGATGCGCAGGCGACGACCGTCATCGACGCGTTCGAGCCGTATTTCAGGGAAATCGCCCCGCTGCTCGACAAGTCGGGCGAGCCTGTCCTCACCGCCGCCGACGCCGTGCATGCCGCCGCCCAGCTCGAAGCGTACAAGGCTGAATTGCCGCAGCGGGTGCGCGCGACGCGCGCCGCACTGGAGACGCGAGCCGACGCCGACGTGCCGATGCTCGACTTCGACACGGCCGCGGAACTGCTCTACCGCTTCGTCGACGATCTGCACGCCTACGCAGCCACTTACGCGTCGCTGGCGGTCGATACGCACGAACGCGAGCGCTGGGTCGAGCGCTACACGCCGAAGACCAATGCGCTTGCGGCGGGCATCGGCGGTTTGCGCGCCGCGTTCGTGGTGGCATTGCTGGGCGCCGTGTGGATCGCCACCGCCTGGCCGAGCGGCGTTTCCCTGGTGCTGACGGGGGCGGCCACCTGCGCGCTGGCGTCGTCGTCACCGTATCCGGCCCGCATGGCGTTCCAGATGGCAATGGGCACGACCCTGGCGGCGCTCGTTGGACTAGTGCTGACCTTCGGCGTGTATCCGCACATCGACGGTTTCCCGTTGCTGTGTGTCGTGCTGACGCCGTGCCTCGGACTCGGCGTGTTCATGACGACGCGCCCGAAGCTGCTCGGCTACGGCTTTGGCTACTGCGTGTTCTTCTGCACGCTGGCGGGTCCGGACAACCTGTTCCACTACGACCCGACCGCGTTCATGAACGATGCGATGGCGATCGTGCTGTCGATGCTGGTGACGTCTGTTGTATGCGCAACCGTGTTGCCGCCGACGACACCGTGGATGCGTAACCGTCTGCTGATCGACCTGCGCCGCGCGGTGGTGGCGACCTGTCATGCACGCCTGACGCGGCTGCGTTCCCGCTTCGAAAGCGGCGCACGCGATCTGGTGTTCCAGATCAACGGCCTCGCCGAAGGCGAACCGGAATTCAGGCACGACACGTTCCGCTGGCTCTTCGCGGTGCTGGAAGTGGGCAACGCGATGCTCGATTTGCGCCGCGAGATTGCGACGCTGCCGGCTAACCCGCGTTACGCGGCGAAGACCGCGTGGCGCGAAGCCGAACGCAAGACACGCGATGCGGTGGCCGCGCTGTTCGACCGGCCGAGCGCGCAGCGGATGGACGCGGCGCTGGCGGCGACGGCCGCGGCGACTGCCGCCGTGCAAGATTTGCTGACGACGTTCGCGCCGCCGCGTGAAGAGCGTCATCAACTGCAACGCATTTTGAGTCATCTGCATTTCATTCGTACTGCGCTGCTCGATCCGCAATCGCCGCTGGAAGCGCTGGTGGGCGAGCGGAGCGAGGGGCAAGAAGGAGTTCGCCATGCCACGTGA
- a CDS encoding efflux RND transporter periplasmic adaptor subunit, with protein MTIRNIVGFVATAVVFVIALLIGRALWVHYMDEPWTRDGRVRADVVNIAPDVSGAVVALPVHDNQLVKKGDLLMQIDPSHYQIAVEQAQAAVAARKAELQMRRDDAQRRADMDSQVVSKESQDNATHTASAAEAAYEQAQAALDAAKLNLERTRVVSPVDGYVTNLSVFQGDYATAGSAKLAIVDSHSFWVYGYFEETKLPHVNVGDKAEMRLMSGGVLQGHVESISRGIYDRDNPQSRELLADVNPTFNWVRLAQRVPVRIQIDHVPQGLVLSAGTTCTVVVKPS; from the coding sequence ATGACCATCCGAAATATTGTGGGTTTTGTCGCGACAGCCGTCGTATTCGTTATCGCGCTCCTGATTGGCCGCGCCTTGTGGGTTCATTACATGGATGAGCCCTGGACGCGCGACGGACGGGTGCGTGCCGACGTCGTCAATATTGCGCCGGACGTGTCGGGCGCGGTGGTGGCGCTGCCGGTGCACGACAACCAGTTGGTGAAGAAAGGCGACCTGCTGATGCAGATCGACCCGTCGCATTACCAGATTGCGGTGGAGCAGGCGCAGGCGGCGGTTGCCGCGCGCAAGGCCGAACTGCAGATGCGCCGCGACGATGCGCAACGACGCGCGGACATGGACAGTCAGGTGGTATCGAAGGAGAGCCAGGACAACGCGACGCATACGGCATCGGCGGCGGAGGCGGCGTATGAGCAGGCGCAGGCCGCGCTGGATGCGGCGAAGTTGAATCTGGAGCGCACGCGGGTGGTGTCACCGGTGGATGGATACGTGACGAATCTGAGCGTGTTTCAGGGGGACTATGCGACGGCAGGCTCGGCGAAGCTGGCAATTGTGGATAGCCATTCGTTCTGGGTGTATGGGTATTTTGAAGAGACGAAGTTGCCGCACGTCAATGTTGGCGACAAGGCTGAGATGCGGCTGATGAGCGGGGGCGTCTTGCAGGGGCACGTGGAGAGTATTTCGCGGGGGATTTATGACCGGGATAATCCGCAGAGCCGCGAGTTGCTGGCTGATGTGAATCCGACTTTTAACTGGGTCAGGTTGGCACAGCGGGTGCCTGTGAGGATTCAGATTGATCATGTGCCCCAAGGGCTTGTGCTTTCTGCTGGGACTACTTGTACTGTGGTTGTTAAGCCTAGTTGA